A part of Muntiacus reevesi chromosome 12, mMunRee1.1, whole genome shotgun sequence genomic DNA contains:
- the RHPN1 gene encoding rhophilin-1 isoform X4 produces MVPEDRSDGPRAGEERARLQAAGTVRKGCDLPADSPHGHLQSRRAQIHQQIDRELRMRTGAENLYRATSNAHVRETVALELSDVNSSLQLLKEELAGLDSSGDTAQPESEGVTTPMIPLGLKETKPLDWAPPLKELICRHFGEDGASYEAEIRELEDLRQATRTPSRSKAGLDLLTAYYNQLCFLEARFVTPARSLGLLFHWYDSLTGLPAQQRALAFEKGSVLFNIGALHTQIGARQNRSCPEGISRAVESFQRAAGAFSLLRENFSHAPSPDMSPASLSMLEQLMSAQAQECVFEGLLLQAPRAAHDCLAQLRLAQEAAQQVAAEYRLVHRTMAQPPVQDYVPFPWTTLVHVKAEHFRALAHYHAALGLCDSAPVAESELPVLEQVFLASADARSPALPQEREERSKLGKAHLRRALLGQEAALQLHAVCRALRREDLLQAVLARALRRSLAKYSELDLEDDFHEATEAPDVQPKTQQRPEGRTPSFSRVKVADIFHRLSRTTGDWWGLSTCLEEREASASRCGETRPFSLLPSFRGAGLRRPA; encoded by the exons GGCTGTGACCTCCCAGCAGATTCACCGCATGGCCACCTGCAGAGCCGCAGGGCCCAGATCCACCAGCAGATCGACAGGGAACTGAGAATGCGGACGGGCGCTGAGAACCTGTACAG AGCTACCAGCAACGCCCACGTCAGGGAGACTGTGGCCCTGGAACTGAGCGACGTCAACTCCAGCCTGCAGCTGCTGAAGGAGGAGCTGGCAGGGCTTGACAGCAGTGGGGACACGGCCCAGCCCGAGAG CGAAGGCGTCACTACCCCCATGATCCCCCTGGGGCTGAAGGAGACCAAGCCCCTGGACTGGGCCCCACCCCTGAAG gAGCTGATCTGCAGGCATTTTGGGGAGGACGGCGCTTCCTACGAGGCTGAGATCAGGGAGCTGGAGGACCTGCGGCAG GCCACTCGGACCCCCAGCCGGAGCAAGGCCGGCCTGGATCTGCTCACGGCCTACTACAACCAGCTCTGCTTCCTGGAGGCACGCTTTGTCACCCCTGCCCGCAGCCTCGGGCTGCTCTTCCACTG GTATGACTCGCTGACGGGGCTCCCAGCCCAGCAGCGGGCCCTGGCCTTCGAGAAGGGCAGCGTGCTGTTCAACATCGGCGCCCTGCACACCCAGATCGGGGCTCGCCAGAACCGCTCCTGCCCCGAGGGCATCAGCCGCGCCGTGGAGTCCTTTCAGAGGGCTGCTG GGGCCTTCAGCCTCCTGAGGGAGAACTTCTCCCACGCGCCCAGCCCGGACATGAGCCCCGCCTCGCTGTCCATGCTGGAGCAGCTCATGAGCGCCCAGGCCCAGGAGTGTGTCTTCGAGGGCCTCCTGCTGCAGGCCCCCAGGGCCGCCCACGACTGCCTGGCCCAGCTGCGCCTGGCCCAGGAGGCAGCCCAG CAGGTGGCGGCCGAGTACCGGCTGGTGCATCGGACCATGGCCCAGCCGCCCGTCCAGGACTACGTGCCCTTCCCCTGGACCACCCTGGTGCACGTGAAGGCCGAGCACTTCCGCGCCCTGGCCCACTACCACGCGGCCCTGGGCCTGTGTGACAGTGCCC CAGTGGCCGAGTCGGAGCTCCCCGTCCTCGAGCAGGTGTTCCTGGCCTCGGCTGATGCCCGGAGCCCGGCGCTGCCCCAGGAGCGCGAGGAGCGCAGCAAACTGG GCAAGGCCCACCTGAGGCGGGCCCTCCTGGGGCAGGAGGCGGCACTGCAGCTGCACGCCGTGTGCCGGGCCCTGCGCCGGGAGGACCTGCTGCAGGCCGTGCTGGCCCGGGCGCTGCGGCGCTCTCTGGCCAAGTACTCAGAGCTCGACCTGGAGGACGACTTCCACGAGGCCACTGAGGCCCCTGACGTCCAGC CTAAGACGCAGCAGAGGCCAGAAGGCAGGACACCCAGCTTCTCCCGGGTGAAGGTGGCTGATATCTTCCACAGGCTG TCAAGAACCACTGGCGACTGGTGGGGCCTGTCCACCTGTCTCGAGGAGAGGGAGGCTTCGGCTTCACGCTGCGGGGAGACTCGCCCGTTCTCATTGCTGCCGTCGTTCCGGGGGGCCGGGCTGCG GAGGCCGGCCTGA
- the RHPN1 gene encoding rhophilin-1 isoform X2, with amino-acid sequence MVPEDRSDGPRAGEERARLQAAGTVRKGCDLPADSPHGHLQSRRAQIHQQIDRELRMRTGAENLYRATSNAHVRETVALELSDVNSSLQLLKEELAGLDSSGDTAQPESEGVTTPMIPLGLKETKPLDWAPPLKELICRHFGEDGASYEAEIRELEDLRQATRTPSRSKAGLDLLTAYYNQLCFLEARFVTPARSLGLLFHWYDSLTGLPAQQRALAFEKGSVLFNIGALHTQIGARQNRSCPEGISRAVESFQRAAGAFSLLRENFSHAPSPDMSPASLSMLEQLMSAQAQECVFEGLLLQAPRAAHDCLAQLRLAQEAAQVAAEYRLVHRTMAQPPVQDYVPFPWTTLVHVKAEHFRALAHYHAALGLCDSAPVAESELPVLEQVFLASADARSPALPQEREERSKLGKAHLRRALLGQEAALQLHAVCRALRREDLLQAVLARALRRSLAKYSELDLEDDFHEATEAPDVQPKTQQRPEGRTPSFSRVKVADIFHRLGPLSVFSVKNHWRLVGPVHLSRGEGGFGFTLRGDSPVLIAAVVPGGRAAEAGLKEGDYIVSVSGQPCRWWKHAEVVAQLQGVGDGGVSLQVATPLPAVELPISGDRQPALGGLLRSQKECGQETPVPSRARPRPRPFIGWNRKANRGKTGRTLSPAPQP; translated from the exons GGCTGTGACCTCCCAGCAGATTCACCGCATGGCCACCTGCAGAGCCGCAGGGCCCAGATCCACCAGCAGATCGACAGGGAACTGAGAATGCGGACGGGCGCTGAGAACCTGTACAG AGCTACCAGCAACGCCCACGTCAGGGAGACTGTGGCCCTGGAACTGAGCGACGTCAACTCCAGCCTGCAGCTGCTGAAGGAGGAGCTGGCAGGGCTTGACAGCAGTGGGGACACGGCCCAGCCCGAGAG CGAAGGCGTCACTACCCCCATGATCCCCCTGGGGCTGAAGGAGACCAAGCCCCTGGACTGGGCCCCACCCCTGAAG gAGCTGATCTGCAGGCATTTTGGGGAGGACGGCGCTTCCTACGAGGCTGAGATCAGGGAGCTGGAGGACCTGCGGCAG GCCACTCGGACCCCCAGCCGGAGCAAGGCCGGCCTGGATCTGCTCACGGCCTACTACAACCAGCTCTGCTTCCTGGAGGCACGCTTTGTCACCCCTGCCCGCAGCCTCGGGCTGCTCTTCCACTG GTATGACTCGCTGACGGGGCTCCCAGCCCAGCAGCGGGCCCTGGCCTTCGAGAAGGGCAGCGTGCTGTTCAACATCGGCGCCCTGCACACCCAGATCGGGGCTCGCCAGAACCGCTCCTGCCCCGAGGGCATCAGCCGCGCCGTGGAGTCCTTTCAGAGGGCTGCTG GGGCCTTCAGCCTCCTGAGGGAGAACTTCTCCCACGCGCCCAGCCCGGACATGAGCCCCGCCTCGCTGTCCATGCTGGAGCAGCTCATGAGCGCCCAGGCCCAGGAGTGTGTCTTCGAGGGCCTCCTGCTGCAGGCCCCCAGGGCCGCCCACGACTGCCTGGCCCAGCTGCGCCTGGCCCAGGAGGCAGCCCAG GTGGCGGCCGAGTACCGGCTGGTGCATCGGACCATGGCCCAGCCGCCCGTCCAGGACTACGTGCCCTTCCCCTGGACCACCCTGGTGCACGTGAAGGCCGAGCACTTCCGCGCCCTGGCCCACTACCACGCGGCCCTGGGCCTGTGTGACAGTGCCC CAGTGGCCGAGTCGGAGCTCCCCGTCCTCGAGCAGGTGTTCCTGGCCTCGGCTGATGCCCGGAGCCCGGCGCTGCCCCAGGAGCGCGAGGAGCGCAGCAAACTGG GCAAGGCCCACCTGAGGCGGGCCCTCCTGGGGCAGGAGGCGGCACTGCAGCTGCACGCCGTGTGCCGGGCCCTGCGCCGGGAGGACCTGCTGCAGGCCGTGCTGGCCCGGGCGCTGCGGCGCTCTCTGGCCAAGTACTCAGAGCTCGACCTGGAGGACGACTTCCACGAGGCCACTGAGGCCCCTGACGTCCAGC CTAAGACGCAGCAGAGGCCAGAAGGCAGGACACCCAGCTTCTCCCGGGTGAAGGTGGCTGATATCTTCCACAGGCTG GGGCCCCTGTCCGTGTTCTCAGTCAAGAACCACTGGCGACTGGTGGGGCCTGTCCACCTGTCTCGAGGAGAGGGAGGCTTCGGCTTCACGCTGCGGGGAGACTCGCCCGTTCTCATTGCTGCCGTCGTTCCGGGGGGCCGGGCTGCG GAGGCCGGCCTGAAGGAGGGTGACTACATCGTGTCGGTGAGCGGGCAGCCGTGCAGGTGGTGGAAGCACGCGGAGGTGGTGGCCCAGCTGCAGGGCGTGGGCGACGGGGGCGTGAGCCTGCAGGTGGCCACGCCGTTGCCCGCCGTCGAGCTGCCCATCTCG GGGGACCGCCAGCCAGCCCTTGGGGGGCTTCTGAGGAGCCAGAAGGAGTGTGGCCAGGAGACACCAGTGCCCTCACGAGCCAGGCCGAGGCCCAGGCCCTTCATTGGCTGGAACCGCAAGGCGAACAGGGGCAAGACTGGAAGGACGCTGTCCCCAGCCCCACAGCCTTGA
- the RHPN1 gene encoding rhophilin-1 isoform X3 → MVPEDRSDGPRAGEERARLQAAGTVRKGCDLPADSPHGHLQSRRAQIHQQIDRELRMRTGAENLYRATSNAHVRETVALELSDVNSSLQLLKEELAGLDSSGDTAQPESEGVTTPMIPLGLKETKPLDWAPPLKELICRHFGEDGASYEAEIRELEDLRQATRTPSRSKAGLDLLTAYYNQLCFLEARFVTPARSLGLLFHWYDSLTGLPAQQRALAFEKGSVLFNIGALHTQIGARQNRSCPEGISRAVESFQRAAGAFSLLRENFSHAPSPDMSPASLSMLEQLMSAQAQECVFEGLLLQAPRAAHDCLAQLRLAQEAAQQVAAEYRLVHRTMAQPPVQDYVPFPWTTLVHVKAEHFRALAHYHAALGLCDSALAESELPVLEQVFLASADARSPALPQEREERSKLGKAHLRRALLGQEAALQLHAVCRALRREDLLQAVLARALRRSLAKYSELDLEDDFHEATEAPDVQPKTQQRPEGRTPSFSRVKVADIFHRLGPLSVFSVKNHWRLVGPVHLSRGEGGFGFTLRGDSPVLIAAVVPGGRAAEAGLKEGDYIVSVSGQPCRWWKHAEVVAQLQGVGDGGVSLQVATPLPAVELPISGDRQPALGGLLRSQKECGQETPVPSRARPRPRPFIGWNRKANRGKTGRTLSPAPQP, encoded by the exons GGCTGTGACCTCCCAGCAGATTCACCGCATGGCCACCTGCAGAGCCGCAGGGCCCAGATCCACCAGCAGATCGACAGGGAACTGAGAATGCGGACGGGCGCTGAGAACCTGTACAG AGCTACCAGCAACGCCCACGTCAGGGAGACTGTGGCCCTGGAACTGAGCGACGTCAACTCCAGCCTGCAGCTGCTGAAGGAGGAGCTGGCAGGGCTTGACAGCAGTGGGGACACGGCCCAGCCCGAGAG CGAAGGCGTCACTACCCCCATGATCCCCCTGGGGCTGAAGGAGACCAAGCCCCTGGACTGGGCCCCACCCCTGAAG gAGCTGATCTGCAGGCATTTTGGGGAGGACGGCGCTTCCTACGAGGCTGAGATCAGGGAGCTGGAGGACCTGCGGCAG GCCACTCGGACCCCCAGCCGGAGCAAGGCCGGCCTGGATCTGCTCACGGCCTACTACAACCAGCTCTGCTTCCTGGAGGCACGCTTTGTCACCCCTGCCCGCAGCCTCGGGCTGCTCTTCCACTG GTATGACTCGCTGACGGGGCTCCCAGCCCAGCAGCGGGCCCTGGCCTTCGAGAAGGGCAGCGTGCTGTTCAACATCGGCGCCCTGCACACCCAGATCGGGGCTCGCCAGAACCGCTCCTGCCCCGAGGGCATCAGCCGCGCCGTGGAGTCCTTTCAGAGGGCTGCTG GGGCCTTCAGCCTCCTGAGGGAGAACTTCTCCCACGCGCCCAGCCCGGACATGAGCCCCGCCTCGCTGTCCATGCTGGAGCAGCTCATGAGCGCCCAGGCCCAGGAGTGTGTCTTCGAGGGCCTCCTGCTGCAGGCCCCCAGGGCCGCCCACGACTGCCTGGCCCAGCTGCGCCTGGCCCAGGAGGCAGCCCAG CAGGTGGCGGCCGAGTACCGGCTGGTGCATCGGACCATGGCCCAGCCGCCCGTCCAGGACTACGTGCCCTTCCCCTGGACCACCCTGGTGCACGTGAAGGCCGAGCACTTCCGCGCCCTGGCCCACTACCACGCGGCCCTGGGCCTGTGTGACAGTGCCC TGGCCGAGTCGGAGCTCCCCGTCCTCGAGCAGGTGTTCCTGGCCTCGGCTGATGCCCGGAGCCCGGCGCTGCCCCAGGAGCGCGAGGAGCGCAGCAAACTGG GCAAGGCCCACCTGAGGCGGGCCCTCCTGGGGCAGGAGGCGGCACTGCAGCTGCACGCCGTGTGCCGGGCCCTGCGCCGGGAGGACCTGCTGCAGGCCGTGCTGGCCCGGGCGCTGCGGCGCTCTCTGGCCAAGTACTCAGAGCTCGACCTGGAGGACGACTTCCACGAGGCCACTGAGGCCCCTGACGTCCAGC CTAAGACGCAGCAGAGGCCAGAAGGCAGGACACCCAGCTTCTCCCGGGTGAAGGTGGCTGATATCTTCCACAGGCTG GGGCCCCTGTCCGTGTTCTCAGTCAAGAACCACTGGCGACTGGTGGGGCCTGTCCACCTGTCTCGAGGAGAGGGAGGCTTCGGCTTCACGCTGCGGGGAGACTCGCCCGTTCTCATTGCTGCCGTCGTTCCGGGGGGCCGGGCTGCG GAGGCCGGCCTGAAGGAGGGTGACTACATCGTGTCGGTGAGCGGGCAGCCGTGCAGGTGGTGGAAGCACGCGGAGGTGGTGGCCCAGCTGCAGGGCGTGGGCGACGGGGGCGTGAGCCTGCAGGTGGCCACGCCGTTGCCCGCCGTCGAGCTGCCCATCTCG GGGGACCGCCAGCCAGCCCTTGGGGGGCTTCTGAGGAGCCAGAAGGAGTGTGGCCAGGAGACACCAGTGCCCTCACGAGCCAGGCCGAGGCCCAGGCCCTTCATTGGCTGGAACCGCAAGGCGAACAGGGGCAAGACTGGAAGGACGCTGTCCCCAGCCCCACAGCCTTGA
- the RHPN1 gene encoding rhophilin-1 isoform X1, translated as MVPEDRSDGPRAGEERARLQAAGTVRKGCDLPADSPHGHLQSRRAQIHQQIDRELRMRTGAENLYRATSNAHVRETVALELSDVNSSLQLLKEELAGLDSSGDTAQPESEGVTTPMIPLGLKETKPLDWAPPLKELICRHFGEDGASYEAEIRELEDLRQATRTPSRSKAGLDLLTAYYNQLCFLEARFVTPARSLGLLFHWYDSLTGLPAQQRALAFEKGSVLFNIGALHTQIGARQNRSCPEGISRAVESFQRAAGAFSLLRENFSHAPSPDMSPASLSMLEQLMSAQAQECVFEGLLLQAPRAAHDCLAQLRLAQEAAQQVAAEYRLVHRTMAQPPVQDYVPFPWTTLVHVKAEHFRALAHYHAALGLCDSAPVAESELPVLEQVFLASADARSPALPQEREERSKLGKAHLRRALLGQEAALQLHAVCRALRREDLLQAVLARALRRSLAKYSELDLEDDFHEATEAPDVQPKTQQRPEGRTPSFSRVKVADIFHRLGPLSVFSVKNHWRLVGPVHLSRGEGGFGFTLRGDSPVLIAAVVPGGRAAEAGLKEGDYIVSVSGQPCRWWKHAEVVAQLQGVGDGGVSLQVATPLPAVELPISGDRQPALGGLLRSQKECGQETPVPSRARPRPRPFIGWNRKANRGKTGRTLSPAPQP; from the exons GGCTGTGACCTCCCAGCAGATTCACCGCATGGCCACCTGCAGAGCCGCAGGGCCCAGATCCACCAGCAGATCGACAGGGAACTGAGAATGCGGACGGGCGCTGAGAACCTGTACAG AGCTACCAGCAACGCCCACGTCAGGGAGACTGTGGCCCTGGAACTGAGCGACGTCAACTCCAGCCTGCAGCTGCTGAAGGAGGAGCTGGCAGGGCTTGACAGCAGTGGGGACACGGCCCAGCCCGAGAG CGAAGGCGTCACTACCCCCATGATCCCCCTGGGGCTGAAGGAGACCAAGCCCCTGGACTGGGCCCCACCCCTGAAG gAGCTGATCTGCAGGCATTTTGGGGAGGACGGCGCTTCCTACGAGGCTGAGATCAGGGAGCTGGAGGACCTGCGGCAG GCCACTCGGACCCCCAGCCGGAGCAAGGCCGGCCTGGATCTGCTCACGGCCTACTACAACCAGCTCTGCTTCCTGGAGGCACGCTTTGTCACCCCTGCCCGCAGCCTCGGGCTGCTCTTCCACTG GTATGACTCGCTGACGGGGCTCCCAGCCCAGCAGCGGGCCCTGGCCTTCGAGAAGGGCAGCGTGCTGTTCAACATCGGCGCCCTGCACACCCAGATCGGGGCTCGCCAGAACCGCTCCTGCCCCGAGGGCATCAGCCGCGCCGTGGAGTCCTTTCAGAGGGCTGCTG GGGCCTTCAGCCTCCTGAGGGAGAACTTCTCCCACGCGCCCAGCCCGGACATGAGCCCCGCCTCGCTGTCCATGCTGGAGCAGCTCATGAGCGCCCAGGCCCAGGAGTGTGTCTTCGAGGGCCTCCTGCTGCAGGCCCCCAGGGCCGCCCACGACTGCCTGGCCCAGCTGCGCCTGGCCCAGGAGGCAGCCCAG CAGGTGGCGGCCGAGTACCGGCTGGTGCATCGGACCATGGCCCAGCCGCCCGTCCAGGACTACGTGCCCTTCCCCTGGACCACCCTGGTGCACGTGAAGGCCGAGCACTTCCGCGCCCTGGCCCACTACCACGCGGCCCTGGGCCTGTGTGACAGTGCCC CAGTGGCCGAGTCGGAGCTCCCCGTCCTCGAGCAGGTGTTCCTGGCCTCGGCTGATGCCCGGAGCCCGGCGCTGCCCCAGGAGCGCGAGGAGCGCAGCAAACTGG GCAAGGCCCACCTGAGGCGGGCCCTCCTGGGGCAGGAGGCGGCACTGCAGCTGCACGCCGTGTGCCGGGCCCTGCGCCGGGAGGACCTGCTGCAGGCCGTGCTGGCCCGGGCGCTGCGGCGCTCTCTGGCCAAGTACTCAGAGCTCGACCTGGAGGACGACTTCCACGAGGCCACTGAGGCCCCTGACGTCCAGC CTAAGACGCAGCAGAGGCCAGAAGGCAGGACACCCAGCTTCTCCCGGGTGAAGGTGGCTGATATCTTCCACAGGCTG GGGCCCCTGTCCGTGTTCTCAGTCAAGAACCACTGGCGACTGGTGGGGCCTGTCCACCTGTCTCGAGGAGAGGGAGGCTTCGGCTTCACGCTGCGGGGAGACTCGCCCGTTCTCATTGCTGCCGTCGTTCCGGGGGGCCGGGCTGCG GAGGCCGGCCTGAAGGAGGGTGACTACATCGTGTCGGTGAGCGGGCAGCCGTGCAGGTGGTGGAAGCACGCGGAGGTGGTGGCCCAGCTGCAGGGCGTGGGCGACGGGGGCGTGAGCCTGCAGGTGGCCACGCCGTTGCCCGCCGTCGAGCTGCCCATCTCG GGGGACCGCCAGCCAGCCCTTGGGGGGCTTCTGAGGAGCCAGAAGGAGTGTGGCCAGGAGACACCAGTGCCCTCACGAGCCAGGCCGAGGCCCAGGCCCTTCATTGGCTGGAACCGCAAGGCGAACAGGGGCAAGACTGGAAGGACGCTGTCCCCAGCCCCACAGCCTTGA